A genome region from Natranaeroarchaeum sulfidigenes includes the following:
- a CDS encoding extracellular solute-binding protein, with product MVENDPTTERKLSGVSRRRFLQATGAAGAAMGVAGCLGDDDDTIEIDADEEFAGIEDELQEALWDAGLDEEIEITILPGDFETDSRRADYTSALDAGRGSPDIFMMDSGWTMPFILREQVLNLEEELSDETLEYVENDYLDAAVDTATHPETGELFALPFFPDYPMMNYRKDLVEEAGYDPEGEDWSTTPMSWQEFAEVVEDVWDYHGGEDGDYDYGFTTQAQAYEGLSCCTFNETMTSWGGAYFGDHENLFGPVGDRPVTVNEEPVHDTIRMMRSFMYGPDEDDTLDDFPQISNSDLVEFGEEEARSPFTGGNAIFMRNWPYVIPIHADEGEGEIGTMPLPYGVEEGEGEYEGTGGSSHALGGWHFTINPNSDNVDESLQVLEAVASETVMNTVFEENGNPPPVPEVLENADPDAVGPMGDHLDTLAFVAERTVPRPVTDVWPDQAASIYQEVHDAYTGEKTAEEAMSDLEGQLEGSEE from the coding sequence ATGGTTGAAAACGATCCGACCACCGAACGTAAGTTGAGCGGCGTTTCCCGCCGGCGGTTCCTGCAAGCCACAGGGGCTGCGGGCGCAGCAATGGGCGTTGCTGGCTGTCTCGGGGACGACGACGACACAATCGAAATCGATGCGGACGAAGAGTTCGCGGGCATCGAGGACGAACTACAGGAGGCCCTCTGGGACGCGGGTCTGGACGAGGAGATCGAGATCACGATCCTGCCGGGCGACTTCGAGACCGACTCACGGCGGGCCGACTATACGAGCGCACTCGACGCGGGTCGTGGCAGCCCGGACATCTTCATGATGGACTCGGGGTGGACGATGCCGTTCATCCTCCGGGAACAGGTCCTCAACCTCGAGGAGGAACTGTCTGATGAGACCCTTGAATACGTTGAAAACGACTACCTGGATGCCGCGGTGGACACCGCAACCCATCCCGAGACGGGGGAGCTATTTGCCCTCCCGTTCTTCCCGGACTACCCGATGATGAACTACCGGAAGGATCTGGTCGAGGAGGCGGGCTACGATCCTGAAGGCGAGGACTGGTCGACGACTCCGATGAGCTGGCAGGAGTTCGCCGAGGTCGTCGAGGACGTCTGGGACTACCACGGCGGCGAGGACGGCGACTATGATTACGGCTTCACCACGCAGGCTCAGGCCTACGAGGGCCTTTCCTGCTGTACGTTTAACGAGACGATGACGTCGTGGGGTGGCGCGTACTTCGGCGACCACGAGAACCTGTTCGGACCGGTCGGCGACCGACCGGTCACCGTCAACGAGGAGCCGGTGCACGATACGATCCGCATGATGCGGTCGTTCATGTACGGCCCCGACGAGGACGATACGCTCGACGACTTCCCACAGATTTCGAACAGCGACCTCGTCGAGTTCGGTGAAGAGGAGGCACGCTCTCCCTTTACCGGTGGCAACGCCATCTTCATGCGAAACTGGCCGTACGTCATCCCGATCCACGCAGACGAGGGCGAAGGCGAGATCGGGACGATGCCGCTCCCGTACGGTGTCGAGGAAGGTGAAGGCGAGTACGAGGGGACGGGCGGTAGCTCCCACGCCCTCGGTGGCTGGCACTTCACTATCAATCCGAACTCAGATAACGTCGACGAGTCCTTGCAGGTACTCGAAGCCGTCGCGAGCGAGACTGTGATGAACACCGTCTTCGAAGAGAACGGAAACCCACCGCCAGTACCGGAGGTCCTGGAGAACGCGGATCCGGACGCTGTCGGACCGATGGGCGACCATCTCGATACTCTTGCGTTCGTCGCCGAACGGACCGTCCCGCGACCGGTGACCGACGTCTGGCCTGATCAGGCCGCGTCCATCTACCAGGAGGTCCACGACGCCTATACCGGCGAGAAGACGGCCGAAGAAGCGATGTCCGACCTCGAAGGACAGCTCGAAGGCTCCGAAGAATAA
- a CDS encoding carbohydrate ABC transporter permease: MATEQPPGEDTRLLMRPLNWLETKSEAVYAYFLLAPAFALLALVAFYPLFQTLRYSLFADETAGADPFGEFVGLSNYVDVLTGNADVPRQFIDITTTSGFPFIELGSPFLRQALFVTLAFVIISVFFETLIGFGQALVLDQDFKGNRWVRVAVIIPWAVPIVIQGMIFFLIFNPNIGFGSDLMQGLGIFGSNPLASTRDGFIIVTVADIWKTAAFMALLILAGLQSIDRSLYDVAKVSGATPWQRFKYITLPLVAPALIVAMLFRTMDAMRIYGLIDASVGCSTVPSMTCLVIISLEQTRRWATASAVAFLTAVVISVFVLVYLVFLRDSGGDLQ; this comes from the coding sequence ATGGCAACAGAACAACCACCCGGGGAAGATACACGGCTCCTGATGCGGCCGCTCAACTGGCTGGAAACCAAAAGTGAGGCAGTGTACGCGTACTTCCTGCTCGCACCAGCGTTCGCTCTGCTGGCACTGGTAGCGTTCTATCCGCTGTTTCAGACGCTACGGTATTCACTGTTTGCGGACGAGACCGCGGGAGCGGACCCATTCGGTGAGTTCGTCGGGCTCAGCAACTACGTCGATGTGCTGACCGGGAACGCGGATGTACCCAGACAGTTTATCGATATTACGACAACGAGTGGCTTCCCGTTCATCGAGCTGGGATCGCCGTTCCTCAGGCAGGCACTGTTCGTCACGCTGGCATTCGTGATCATTAGCGTCTTCTTCGAGACCCTGATCGGCTTCGGACAGGCGCTGGTCCTCGATCAGGACTTCAAGGGCAATCGGTGGGTCCGCGTCGCGGTCATCATCCCGTGGGCCGTCCCGATCGTCATTCAGGGGATGATCTTCTTCCTGATCTTCAACCCGAACATCGGCTTTGGCTCCGATCTGATGCAGGGGCTCGGTATCTTCGGCTCGAACCCCCTCGCTAGCACACGTGACGGGTTCATTATCGTCACTGTCGCCGACATCTGGAAGACTGCGGCGTTCATGGCGCTTTTGATCCTTGCCGGGCTCCAGAGTATCGATCGGTCGCTGTATGACGTCGCAAAAGTGTCGGGTGCAACGCCGTGGCAGCGATTCAAGTACATTACGCTGCCGCTCGTTGCGCCCGCGCTGATCGTCGCAATGCTGTTCCGGACGATGGACGCGATGCGGATCTACGGACTGATCGACGCCAGCGTCGGCTGTTCGACGGTCCCCTCGATGACCTGCCTTGTGATTATCTCGCTTGAACAGACCAGACGCTGGGCGACGGCCTCCGCAGTGGCGTTCCTGACCGCCGTGGTGATCTCCGTGTTCGTCCTCGTGTATCTGGTCTTCCTGCGTGACTCCGGAGGTGACCTACAATGA
- a CDS encoding carbohydrate ABC transporter permease, whose product MSTEEEQHPDIAAQQQAAGEPEIDRGLIEGWAAKMISNPERAYKAAFYTFTIAFLVTTLFPFYWLFMLALTPSGQFGRDSIVLTPGGFDPSLLAEGDITMGTNPGAFIEVFTTLPFHRFVFNSFLIATIGTVLVLFVASLAGYVFGRLQFRGKTPLLLLVLIVSFFPPAAFFVPLNRLFNRNFDVLAPIIADGSLYNHPSAIIIPVSALYLPLAIFILMVFYAQIPDGLEDAARVEGTTRLGALFRVIVPLSAPGVATAGVLSFITIYNEYFFSSLMTDGRAENWAPMLEGVLGFQGQYETLFNLMAASSIIAVLPIAILVIVAQEKIVSGLTQGAVKE is encoded by the coding sequence ATGAGCACTGAAGAAGAACAACATCCGGACATCGCCGCACAGCAACAGGCCGCTGGAGAGCCCGAAATCGACCGTGGGCTCATCGAAGGATGGGCGGCAAAGATGATCAGTAACCCGGAACGGGCCTACAAGGCGGCGTTTTACACGTTTACTATCGCCTTCCTTGTGACGACGCTGTTCCCGTTCTACTGGCTGTTCATGCTCGCGTTGACCCCGTCCGGGCAGTTCGGCCGTGACAGCATCGTCCTCACTCCCGGCGGCTTCGATCCATCGTTGCTCGCCGAGGGCGATATCACGATGGGGACGAACCCAGGTGCGTTCATCGAAGTGTTCACGACCCTTCCGTTCCACCGGTTCGTATTCAACAGCTTCCTGATCGCAACGATCGGGACGGTGCTCGTCCTCTTTGTCGCGTCGCTGGCCGGCTACGTCTTCGGTCGACTCCAGTTCCGCGGGAAGACGCCGCTACTGCTGCTCGTACTGATCGTTTCGTTCTTCCCACCGGCAGCCTTTTTCGTCCCGCTGAACCGGCTGTTCAACCGGAACTTCGACGTCCTGGCACCGATCATCGCGGATGGGTCGCTGTACAACCACCCGTCGGCAATTATCATCCCCGTTTCGGCGCTGTATCTGCCACTCGCCATCTTCATCCTGATGGTGTTTTACGCGCAGATTCCGGACGGGCTGGAAGACGCCGCGCGTGTCGAGGGAACGACCCGGCTCGGTGCACTGTTCCGCGTGATCGTGCCGCTGTCCGCACCCGGCGTCGCGACGGCAGGCGTGCTGTCGTTTATTACCATCTACAACGAGTACTTCTTCTCCTCGTTGATGACCGATGGGCGCGCCGAAAACTGGGCACCGATGCTCGAAGGCGTGTTAGGGTTCCAGGGGCAGTACGAGACCCTGTTCAACCTGATGGCCGCATCGAGTATCATCGCAGTGTTGCCGATCGCTATCCTGGTGATCGTCGCACAGGAAAAGATCGTGAGTGGACTCACACAGGGAGCAGTCAAGGAGTAA
- a CDS encoding ABC transporter ATP-binding protein, which produces MANVKLENITKRYEDVTAVDQMNLDVEHGEFLTLVGPSGCGKSTTMETIAGLTLPTEGTVEIGGRDVTDLPPKDRGISMVFQNIALFPHMDVYDNISFGLRLRKYDQEEVDRRVEDAADIVQLEGMMDRMPSEMSGGQRQRVAIARAIVRDPDVFLMDEPLANLDAELKVHMRTQLQRLHKQLDTTIIYVTHDQAQAMTMSDRIAVINSGVLQQVASPLECYNKPKNLFVAGFIGSPSMNFMDGEITEDGFSSEYATVNFDPDAHGVDVGQQVTMGIRPEDVHLERDQSNAAEATRTFNVVTDVLEPMGDEQFVYLLMERDVEADAEGRGEGQLLMSLGPDEDIAEGEEISVVFDREKIHLFDTNSGDAIVHGLQPKSVPEP; this is translated from the coding sequence ATGGCAAACGTCAAACTCGAAAACATTACGAAACGGTACGAAGACGTAACGGCGGTCGATCAGATGAATCTCGATGTAGAACACGGCGAGTTCCTCACGCTTGTTGGCCCCTCCGGTTGTGGGAAGTCCACAACCATGGAGACGATCGCGGGGCTGACCCTCCCGACCGAGGGAACCGTCGAGATCGGCGGACGCGACGTCACAGACCTGCCGCCGAAGGACCGTGGCATCTCGATGGTGTTCCAGAACATCGCGCTGTTCCCACACATGGATGTCTACGACAACATCTCCTTCGGGCTCCGCCTTCGCAAATACGATCAGGAGGAGGTCGACCGGCGCGTCGAGGATGCCGCCGACATCGTTCAGCTCGAAGGGATGATGGACCGGATGCCCTCGGAGATGTCCGGCGGCCAGCGCCAGCGTGTCGCCATCGCACGGGCGATCGTTCGCGACCCCGACGTGTTCCTGATGGACGAGCCGCTGGCGAACCTGGACGCGGAGCTCAAAGTCCACATGCGGACCCAGCTCCAGCGTCTGCACAAACAGCTCGACACGACGATCATCTACGTCACCCACGACCAGGCCCAGGCGATGACGATGTCCGACCGGATCGCCGTCATCAACTCGGGCGTGCTCCAGCAGGTCGCGTCCCCGCTGGAGTGTTACAACAAGCCGAAGAACCTCTTTGTCGCCGGGTTCATCGGCTCGCCGTCGATGAACTTTATGGACGGCGAGATCACGGAGGACGGCTTTAGCTCGGAGTATGCGACCGTCAACTTCGATCCGGACGCACACGGCGTCGACGTCGGTCAGCAGGTCACGATGGGCATCCGACCGGAGGACGTCCATCTCGAGCGTGACCAGTCGAACGCCGCCGAGGCGACCCGGACGTTCAACGTCGTCACCGACGTGCTCGAACCGATGGGCGACGAACAGTTCGTCTACCTACTGATGGAGCGTGACGTCGAGGCCGACGCCGAGGGACGTGGTGAAGGCCAGCTCCTGATGAGCCTCGGGCCGGACGAGGATATCGCGGAGGGAGAAGAGATCTCGGTCGTCTTCGACCGCGAGAAGATCCACCTGTTCGATACGAACTCCGGGGACGCGATCGTTCACGGGCTCCAGCCGAAGTCGGTGCCGGAGCCATAG
- the carA gene encoding glutamine-hydrolyzing carbamoyl-phosphate synthase small subunit: protein MDAYVALEGGHVVEARGRVPGSTPGELVFTTAYTGYEESLTDPSYEEQVLTFSYPLIGNYGVREERFESDRVHPNAVVARELTDEIVEWLDEEGVPAVDHLDTRDLVTDIREEGAMKCGIAVGEGVTEQDALDELDACKGMSEHTDIGAQVSVDEPAFSEGAADGVDADVTLIDCGAKGSIVDSLNARGADVQILPYDATIEDVAETEPDVLFISNGPGDPANFEQTVELVDHYAGELPLAGICLGQQIVARALGGSTAKMDFGHRGVNQPVMDVRTNRVVMTTQNHGYTVADPGENLEVTQFNVNDDTPEGLDNEELEIITRQYHPEANPGPNDSLDFFDDVLAMADPTADPVIADD, encoded by the coding sequence ATGGATGCCTACGTAGCACTGGAAGGCGGCCATGTGGTCGAAGCCCGTGGTCGTGTTCCTGGGAGCACACCCGGCGAACTCGTTTTCACGACAGCATACACGGGCTACGAGGAGAGCCTGACCGACCCCTCCTATGAGGAGCAGGTACTCACCTTCTCGTACCCGCTGATCGGTAACTACGGCGTCCGGGAGGAGCGCTTCGAGTCCGATCGCGTCCACCCGAACGCCGTCGTCGCCCGCGAATTGACCGACGAAATCGTCGAGTGGCTCGATGAGGAGGGCGTCCCCGCGGTCGATCATCTGGACACCCGCGACCTCGTCACCGATATCCGCGAGGAGGGTGCGATGAAGTGTGGGATCGCCGTCGGCGAGGGCGTCACCGAGCAGGACGCGCTCGACGAACTCGACGCCTGCAAGGGGATGAGCGAGCACACCGACATCGGCGCACAGGTCAGCGTCGACGAGCCCGCCTTCAGCGAGGGCGCGGCTGATGGTGTCGACGCCGACGTGACCCTGATCGACTGTGGAGCGAAGGGATCGATCGTCGACTCGCTGAACGCTCGCGGAGCCGACGTACAGATCCTGCCCTACGACGCAACGATCGAGGACGTCGCCGAGACCGAACCGGACGTACTGTTCATCTCGAACGGCCCCGGTGACCCTGCGAACTTCGAACAGACTGTCGAACTCGTCGACCACTACGCCGGCGAACTCCCCCTCGCCGGGATCTGTCTCGGCCAGCAGATCGTCGCCCGCGCGCTCGGTGGTTCGACTGCAAAGATGGACTTCGGCCACCGTGGGGTCAACCAGCCCGTCATGGATGTCCGCACGAACCGCGTCGTCATGACGACCCAGAACCACGGCTACACCGTCGCCGACCCCGGCGAGAACCTCGAAGTCACTCAGTTTAACGTCAACGACGACACCCCGGAAGGACTCGACAACGAGGAACTGGAGATCATCACGCGACAGTACCACCCCGAGGCAAACCCCGGACCGAACGACTCGCTCGACTTCTTCGACGACGTGCTCGCCATGGCCGACCCGACGGCCGATCCGGTTATCGCTGACGACTAG
- a CDS encoding Lrp/AsnC family transcriptional regulator, whose translation MDDLDRAILDVLRRDARTPYTEIAEQVDTSEGTVRNRVERMTEDGVIERFTVTTRTGNVKAMIEVSVAVDVDTTAVSERMTDWNEVDFVWQVSGEEDIVLVVDAADTQDLNELITKARELDDVVSTETRLILDEQLG comes from the coding sequence ATGGACGACCTCGACCGAGCGATACTGGACGTCCTGCGGCGGGACGCACGAACGCCGTACACCGAGATCGCCGAACAGGTCGACACCTCGGAGGGAACCGTCAGGAACCGCGTCGAACGGATGACCGAGGACGGCGTCATCGAGCGCTTTACCGTCACTACACGCACGGGGAACGTCAAAGCGATGATCGAGGTCAGCGTTGCGGTCGACGTCGATACCACCGCCGTCTCCGAGCGCATGACCGACTGGAACGAGGTCGACTTCGTCTGGCAGGTCAGCGGCGAGGAGGATATCGTCCTGGTCGTCGACGCCGCCGACACACAGGACCTCAACGAACTGATCACGAAAGCCCGCGAGCTCGACGATGTAGTGAGCACCGAGACGCGGCTGATTCTGGACGAACAGCTCGGGTAG
- a CDS encoding NUDIX hydrolase: MSTEDADTLEHENASQDVIAVDENDEPQGLVNRLDAHTGDGIRHRAFTALIFDGEGNILLAQRAPNKRLWDTHWDGTVASHPVEGQTQKEATRERLEEELGITPDQYSDLRLTDRFEYKRYYENAGLEHEVCAVLQLTLDDTSLDPDEEEVAGLMWVPYERLHEHPEWYRQLRLCPWFEIAMRRDVNR; this comes from the coding sequence ATGAGCACCGAGGACGCCGACACGCTCGAACACGAGAACGCCTCGCAGGACGTCATCGCGGTCGACGAGAACGACGAGCCACAGGGACTGGTGAATCGACTGGACGCGCACACCGGCGACGGGATCCGCCACCGCGCGTTTACCGCACTGATCTTCGACGGCGAGGGGAACATCCTGCTCGCACAGCGCGCCCCGAACAAACGCCTCTGGGACACCCACTGGGACGGCACAGTCGCCTCCCACCCCGTCGAGGGCCAGACCCAGAAGGAGGCGACCCGCGAACGGCTCGAAGAGGAACTCGGCATCACACCCGACCAGTATTCGGACCTGAGACTCACCGACCGGTTCGAGTACAAACGCTACTACGAGAACGCGGGCCTCGAACACGAGGTCTGTGCCGTGCTCCAGCTCACGCTGGACGACACCTCGCTCGACCCCGACGAGGAGGAGGTCGCCGGACTCATGTGGGTCCCCTACGAGCGCCTGCACGAACACCCCGAGTGGTACCGACAGCTCAGACTCTGCCCGTGGTTCGAGATCGCGATGCGCCGGGACGTGAACAGGTAG
- a CDS encoding DUF7853 family protein translates to MTQTVPRRDRTRIDMSRAEQWVVHHVVLEEIEASHEARESPPWWALSVLEKLEDRPVRERDIDGGPTFTCYEAWRVRRALTAYAESPETPTADVTAAVGVARRLDAAFVEPPAAIT, encoded by the coding sequence ATGACGCAAACCGTCCCGCGGCGTGACCGGACCCGCATCGACATGAGTCGGGCCGAACAGTGGGTCGTCCACCACGTGGTACTCGAAGAGATCGAAGCCAGCCACGAGGCCAGAGAGTCCCCGCCGTGGTGGGCGCTCTCGGTACTCGAAAAGCTCGAAGACCGGCCGGTGCGCGAGCGCGATATCGATGGCGGGCCGACGTTCACGTGCTACGAAGCCTGGCGGGTCCGTCGCGCACTCACGGCGTACGCTGAATCGCCGGAGACGCCCACGGCCGACGTCACGGCCGCAGTCGGCGTTGCCCGACGTCTCGATGCGGCCTTCGTCGAACCACCAGCAGCGATCACCTAG
- a CDS encoding zinc-binding dehydrogenase — protein MQAVQFTDHGGTEVIEYGEYPEPEPGDEEVLIDVKAGALNHLDVWTRRGLPGVDLDMPHVPGSDGAGVVERVGEDITRFAPGDRVALAAGVYCGECEYCRHGEHSMCVNYRIIGEHLPGVHGERAAIPAANLVPVPEGVDWETAAAAPLVFQTAWRMLTTRADVSPGEDVLVLGASGGVGHAAVQIADYAGATVYATGGSDEKCAYAEEIGAEHAINYEREDFAEEIRSVTGRRGVDVVVDHVGAETWTDSLASLAKGGRLVTCGATTGHAPETNINRIFWNQLSVLGSTMATAGEIDDALDLVWDGEFEVRIREQLPMSETARAHRMLENREGFGKVVVTPDSELDA, from the coding sequence ATGCAGGCAGTCCAGTTCACCGACCACGGCGGTACCGAGGTCATCGAGTACGGCGAATACCCCGAGCCCGAACCGGGGGACGAGGAGGTACTGATCGACGTCAAGGCGGGGGCGCTGAACCATCTCGACGTCTGGACGCGCCGGGGCCTGCCGGGCGTCGACCTCGACATGCCACACGTTCCGGGAAGCGACGGTGCAGGCGTCGTCGAGCGGGTCGGCGAGGACATCACCCGCTTTGCGCCCGGTGACCGGGTTGCGCTCGCGGCGGGCGTCTACTGTGGCGAGTGTGAGTACTGCCGCCACGGCGAGCACTCGATGTGCGTGAACTACCGGATCATCGGCGAGCACCTGCCCGGCGTCCACGGCGAGCGTGCCGCCATCCCCGCGGCGAACCTCGTGCCGGTCCCCGAGGGCGTCGACTGGGAGACGGCTGCGGCCGCACCGCTCGTGTTCCAGACGGCGTGGCGGATGCTCACCACTCGGGCGGACGTCTCGCCGGGCGAGGACGTCCTTGTGCTCGGAGCGAGCGGCGGCGTCGGGCACGCCGCGGTCCAGATCGCCGATTACGCGGGGGCAACGGTGTACGCGACCGGGGGAAGCGACGAGAAGTGTGCCTACGCCGAGGAGATCGGTGCGGAGCACGCCATCAACTACGAGCGCGAGGATTTCGCCGAGGAGATCCGCTCGGTGACTGGGAGGCGGGGGGTCGACGTCGTGGTCGATCACGTCGGTGCGGAAACGTGGACAGACTCGCTGGCGAGTCTGGCGAAGGGCGGTCGGCTGGTCACCTGCGGTGCGACGACCGGCCACGCGCCCGAGACGAATATTAACCGGATCTTCTGGAACCAGCTTTCCGTCCTCGGATCGACGATGGCGACGGCGGGCGAAATCGACGACGCACTCGACCTGGTCTGGGACGGCGAGTTCGAGGTACGGATCCGAGAGCAACTACCGATGAGCGAGACGGCTCGTGCTCACCGCATGCTCGAAAACCGTGAGGGCTTTGGGAAAGTAGTGGTAACTCCTGACAGTGAGCTCGACGCCTGA
- a CDS encoding MogA/MoaB family molybdenum cofactor biosynthesis protein, producing the protein MVDFQQRDTSRGLSDDPEDDSNDKQDPDEHAPDDGDAHHDDSHAHEHADDDHNHHHHDVESLGAAVVTVSSSRTLDDDPAGDAIAAAFESEGHEVVARELIGDAHGAVRDTVDVLASREDVDTVVTTGGTGVTPDDVTIEAVSALFGKELPGFGELFRMLSYDEIGTKIVGTRATAGIVEETPVFCLPGSENAARLGAEAIIVEEAGHLTGLAGR; encoded by the coding sequence ATGGTCGATTTCCAGCAGCGCGACACGTCTCGTGGCCTGAGCGACGACCCCGAGGACGACTCGAACGACAAACAGGATCCGGACGAGCACGCCCCCGACGACGGGGATGCGCATCACGACGACAGCCATGCCCACGAACACGCCGATGACGACCACAACCACCATCACCACGACGTCGAATCGCTCGGCGCGGCGGTCGTCACCGTCTCCAGCTCGCGGACGCTCGACGACGATCCGGCCGGGGACGCCATCGCTGCAGCGTTCGAGAGCGAGGGCCACGAGGTCGTCGCACGCGAACTGATCGGGGACGCCCACGGCGCGGTCCGGGACACCGTCGACGTGCTGGCGTCGCGTGAGGACGTCGACACGGTCGTCACCACGGGCGGCACCGGCGTCACGCCCGACGACGTGACGATCGAAGCCGTCTCCGCGCTGTTCGGAAAGGAGTTGCCCGGCTTTGGCGAACTGTTCCGGATGCTGTCCTACGACGAGATCGGCACCAAGATCGTCGGGACGCGGGCAACCGCAGGCATCGTCGAGGAGACGCCCGTGTTCTGTCTGCCGGGCAGCGAGAACGCCGCACGGCTGGGTGCCGAGGCGATCATCGTCGAGGAGGCAGGCCATCTAACCGGGCTGGCGGGACGGTAG
- a CDS encoding cupin domain-containing protein, translating into MTLDQLPDLDPADGELLDAEVVVTDDVLVKAFALGPGATLSPHEHADATNVFHVVEGEVAVIQDDTEETISAPGVVLHERGVAHGARNDTGEIAVLTASLCPLPS; encoded by the coding sequence ATGACACTCGACCAGCTACCCGATCTCGACCCGGCGGATGGAGAACTCCTCGACGCGGAAGTCGTCGTGACCGACGACGTGCTCGTCAAGGCGTTCGCGCTCGGTCCGGGCGCGACGCTCTCGCCCCACGAACACGCCGACGCGACGAACGTCTTTCACGTCGTCGAGGGCGAAGTGGCGGTGATCCAGGACGACACCGAGGAGACGATTTCCGCGCCCGGCGTCGTGCTCCACGAGCGCGGGGTAGCCCACGGCGCGCGAAACGATACGGGTGAGATCGCAGTGCTGACCGCGAGCCTCTGTCCGCTACCCTCGTAG
- a CDS encoding DUF7126 family protein, translating into MYAILAGPDPDGLGEQLREQGVELGRIEGIATRPKLEEAGAHRADLFVLTDVEQATAIPIAKDLNDEVRAVVYDRQSLPEFVSAQTDLAVDPELLGAETVAEELAAE; encoded by the coding sequence ATGTACGCGATTCTCGCAGGCCCCGACCCGGACGGACTGGGCGAACAGCTCCGCGAGCAGGGCGTCGAACTGGGTCGGATCGAGGGAATCGCGACCCGCCCGAAACTGGAAGAAGCGGGCGCTCATCGGGCAGACCTGTTCGTCCTCACTGACGTCGAGCAGGCCACGGCGATCCCCATCGCAAAGGACCTCAATGACGAGGTACGGGCGGTCGTCTACGACCGTCAGTCCCTGCCCGAGTTCGTCAGCGCACAGACGGATCTGGCGGTCGATCCCGAACTGCTGGGGGCTGAAACGGTTGCTGAAGAACTGGCAGCGGAATAG
- the guaA gene encoding glutamine-hydrolyzing GMP synthase produces the protein MVDVDSFITEKVAEIDEEVGDANAVIALSGGVDSSTAAALAYEAIGDQLTAVYVDTGLMRKGETEQIRETFSYMDSLRIVDAQERFLDALGETTDPEEKRHIIGEQFIREFETVAKDVDADYLVQGTIYPDRIESEGTIKSHHNVGGLPEVVDFEGIVEPMRDLYKDEVREVARDLDLDELVAERMPFPGPGLAVRIIGEITAEKLEVAREANHVVEEELEEYEPWQALAAVIGKATGVKGDNRVHGWVVSVRSVESRDGMTARAQEIDWETLQRIQSRITGSHENVARVVYDVTHKPPATIEYE, from the coding sequence ATGGTAGACGTAGATTCATTCATCACGGAGAAAGTGGCAGAGATCGACGAGGAGGTCGGGGACGCAAACGCCGTCATCGCGCTGTCGGGCGGGGTCGACTCCTCGACTGCCGCGGCGCTGGCCTACGAGGCGATCGGCGACCAGCTCACGGCGGTGTACGTCGACACCGGCCTGATGCGCAAGGGCGAAACCGAGCAGATCCGCGAGACGTTCTCGTATATGGACTCGCTGCGGATCGTCGACGCACAGGAGCGATTTCTCGACGCGCTCGGTGAGACGACCGATCCCGAGGAGAAACGTCATATCATCGGCGAGCAGTTCATCCGGGAGTTCGAGACGGTCGCGAAAGACGTCGACGCCGACTATCTCGTCCAGGGGACGATCTACCCCGACCGGATCGAGTCAGAAGGGACGATCAAATCCCACCACAACGTCGGTGGCCTGCCCGAGGTCGTCGACTTCGAGGGGATCGTCGAGCCGATGCGTGATCTCTACAAGGACGAAGTACGGGAGGTCGCCCGCGACCTCGATCTCGACGAACTCGTCGCCGAGCGGATGCCGTTCCCCGGCCCCGGCCTCGCCGTGCGGATCATCGGCGAGATCACCGCCGAGAAGCTCGAAGTCGCCCGCGAGGCCAACCACGTCGTCGAGGAGGAATTAGAGGAGTACGAGCCGTGGCAGGCACTCGCCGCGGTGATCGGCAAGGCCACGGGCGTCAAGGGTGACAACCGCGTCCACGGCTGGGTTGTCTCGGTTCGATCCGTCGAATCGAGAGACGGGATGACCGCGCGCGCCCAGGAGATCGACTGGGAGACGCTCCAGCGCATCCAGAGCCGGATCACCGGCTCCCACGAGAACGTCGCCCGGGTCGTCTACGACGTGACCCACAAACCGCCCGCGACCATCGAGTACGAGTAA